The following proteins come from a genomic window of Kitasatospora sp. NBC_01246:
- a CDS encoding ATP-dependent Clp protease proteolytic subunit: MPGPMAPHAASGDVLGGLGDQVYNRLLNERIIFLGQQVDDDIANKITAQLLLLAADPDKDIFLYINSPGGSISAGMAIYDTMQYIKNDVVTIAMGMAASMGQFLLTAGAKGKRFSLPNANILMHQPSAGLGGSATDIRIQAEQLLRTKKRMSELIAFHSGQSFEQITADSDRDRWFTPEEALEYGLIDAIMHSAADVPGGGGTGA; this comes from the coding sequence ATGCCTGGCCCGATGGCGCCGCACGCCGCCTCTGGTGACGTGCTCGGCGGCCTGGGCGACCAGGTCTACAACCGGCTGCTCAACGAGCGGATCATCTTCCTCGGCCAGCAGGTCGACGACGACATCGCCAACAAGATCACCGCCCAGCTGCTCCTGCTGGCCGCGGACCCGGACAAGGACATCTTCCTCTACATCAACTCCCCGGGCGGCTCGATCTCGGCCGGCATGGCGATCTACGACACCATGCAGTACATCAAGAACGACGTCGTCACCATCGCGATGGGCATGGCCGCCTCGATGGGCCAGTTCCTGCTGACCGCCGGCGCCAAGGGCAAGCGCTTCTCGCTGCCGAACGCCAACATCCTGATGCACCAGCCGTCCGCCGGTCTCGGCGGCTCGGCCACGGACATCCGCATCCAGGCGGAGCAGCTGCTCCGCACCAAGAAGCGGATGTCCGAGCTGATCGCCTTCCACAGCGGCCAGTCCTTCGAGCAGATCACCGCGGACTCCGACCGCGACCGCTGGTTCACGCCCGAGGAGGCCCTGGAGTACGGCCTGATCGACGCGATCATGCACAGCGCCGCGGACGTCCCCGGCGGCGGCGGCACGGGCGCCTGA
- the tig gene encoding trigger factor: MKSAVETLNPTRVRLTVEVPFEELKPSLDAAYKKINQQVSVPGFRKGKIPNRVIDQRFGRGAVLEEAVNDALPRFYTQAVDEGKIEVLGQPDITNIEGVETIADGGDLKFTAEVDIRPEITLPDFSTIEVTVDPIVVTDEDVDKSLEQLRERFSSVKDVERAAAAGDIVVVDLEAKVDGEVPEDGIAKAVSYEIGSGRLIDGIDDAVVGLEAGGTATFSTELKGGTQAGKTSEVTVTVTAVQEKELPELDDEFAQLASEFDSLEELRGDSRKRLERMKEYDQATQAQEKVLDALLALVEIEFPEKLLKDEIETRKHNLEHHQLEPMGLNLATYLETQGKTEEEFLAETEEQAKKGIKTQFVLDQIVADEELGVDQQELTEHLIRRAAGSGLTPDQFAQQVVQGGQVPLLVGEVARGKALATVVEAAKVVDTEGNEINFDDDETDESAETVAAEAPAAEADAEEKTEA; this comes from the coding sequence GTGAAGAGCGCCGTCGAGACTCTGAACCCGACCCGGGTTCGACTCACCGTCGAGGTGCCCTTCGAGGAGCTCAAGCCCAGCCTCGACGCGGCGTACAAGAAGATCAACCAGCAGGTCTCGGTCCCGGGCTTCCGCAAGGGCAAGATCCCGAACCGTGTCATCGACCAGCGTTTCGGTCGTGGCGCCGTGCTGGAGGAGGCCGTCAACGACGCCCTCCCGCGCTTCTACACGCAGGCCGTCGACGAGGGCAAGATCGAGGTCCTCGGCCAGCCCGACATCACCAACATCGAGGGTGTCGAGACGATCGCCGACGGCGGTGACCTGAAGTTCACCGCCGAGGTCGACATTCGTCCCGAGATCACCCTTCCGGACTTCTCGACCATCGAGGTCACCGTCGACCCGATCGTGGTCACCGACGAGGACGTCGACAAGTCGCTGGAGCAGCTGCGCGAGCGCTTCTCCTCGGTCAAGGACGTCGAGCGCGCCGCGGCCGCCGGCGACATCGTGGTCGTCGACCTGGAGGCCAAGGTCGACGGCGAGGTGCCGGAGGACGGCATCGCCAAGGCCGTCAGCTACGAGATCGGCTCCGGCCGTCTGATCGACGGCATCGACGACGCCGTCGTCGGCCTGGAGGCCGGTGGCACCGCCACCTTCTCCACCGAGCTCAAGGGCGGCACCCAGGCGGGCAAGACCTCCGAGGTCACCGTCACCGTCACCGCCGTCCAGGAGAAGGAGCTCCCCGAGCTGGACGACGAGTTCGCCCAGCTGGCCAGCGAGTTCGACTCGCTGGAGGAGCTGCGCGGCGACTCCCGCAAGCGCCTGGAGCGCATGAAGGAGTACGACCAGGCCACCCAGGCCCAGGAGAAGGTGCTCGACGCGCTGCTGGCGCTGGTCGAGATCGAGTTCCCGGAGAAGCTCCTCAAGGACGAGATCGAGACCCGCAAGCACAACCTGGAGCACCACCAGCTGGAGCCGATGGGCCTCAACCTCGCGACCTACCTGGAGACCCAGGGCAAGACCGAGGAGGAGTTCCTCGCGGAGACCGAGGAGCAGGCGAAGAAGGGCATCAAGACCCAGTTCGTCCTGGACCAGATCGTCGCCGACGAGGAGCTGGGCGTCGACCAGCAGGAGCTCACCGAGCACCTCATCCGCCGCGCCGCCGGCTCGGGCCTGACCCCGGACCAGTTCGCGCAGCAGGTCGTCCAGGGTGGCCAGGTGCCGCTGCTGGTCGGCGAGGTCGCCCGCGGCAAGGCGCTGGCCACCGTGGTCGAGGCCGCCAAGGTGGTCGACACCGAGGGCAACGAGATCAACTTCGACGACGACGAGACCGACGAGTCGGCCGAGACCGTCGCCGCCGAGGCGCCGGCCGCCGAGGCCGACGCCGAGGAGAAGACCGAGGCCTGA